The window GGCTAGTATCAGCGGCGGTGGGCACTGCTGTCCCGGTCAATGAAAAGAACTACGGGTACATATCCGAGCATCACTCCTATGGCGAGGATGAAACAAAGGCAGGGGAATACGCTGAAGACCTGGCTGCAACAATGCTCGCAACGACCCTGGGTGTCGAGTTTGATGCTGATTCTGCCTGGCACGAGAGAGAGCAGGTGTACAAGGCGAGCGGTCACATAATTGATACTACACACTATTGCCAGACAGCCCATGGTGACGCCGACGGCAAGTGGACGACCGTGGTAGCCGCCATGGTGTTCATCGAATAGTATCAACATAAGTGATTTTAATGGCGGGCAATATTCTTTGGGATCCCTAAAGAGCATCAATTTCCCGATCTGCCTTTTTTTGATAGATCACACATCTTCTCTTCCATTTCTGGAAAAACGAATTTAT of the Methanolobus chelungpuianus genome contains:
- a CDS encoding pyruvoyl-dependent arginine decarboxylase produces the protein MAPKRAFLTKGFGVHKDRLASFELALRAAQIEKFNLVTVSSILPPNCKIVPKDEGLNEIAAGEIVHCVLARNDTNEPHRLVSAAVGTAVPVNEKNYGYISEHHSYGEDETKAGEYAEDLAATMLATTLGVEFDADSAWHEREQVYKASGHIIDTTHYCQTAHGDADGKWTTVVAAMVFIE